The proteins below come from a single Acinonyx jubatus isolate Ajub_Pintada_27869175 chromosome A1, VMU_Ajub_asm_v1.0, whole genome shotgun sequence genomic window:
- the LOC106975035 gene encoding olfactory receptor 2T27, whose product MEWGNYSMYADFLLLGLFSDNDFPWLLFALIFFVFVISIASNTIMIILIHIDSRLHTPMYYLLSQLSLMDILYISTIVPKMLVDQILGQRAISFAGCTAQHFLYLTLAGAEFFLLGLMSYDRYVAICNPLRYPVLMSRKVCMLIVLAAWLGGSIDGFLLTPVTMQFPFCASREINHFFCEVPALLKLSCTDTSTYETAMYVCCIMMLLIPFSVISASYTRILITVYRMSEAEGRRKAVATCSSHMVVVSLFYGAAMYTYVLPHSYHTPDKDKAVSAFYTILTPLLNPLIYSLRNKDVTGALQKALGKCLSSGSVSTF is encoded by the coding sequence ATGGAGTGGGGCAATTATTCCATGTATGCCGACTTTCTTCTCCTGGGCTTGTTCAGTGACAATGATTTTCCCTGGCTTCTCTTTGCCCTCATCTTCTTCGTTTTTGTCATCTCCATAGCCAGCAACACCATCATGATCATTCTGATCCACATAGACTCCcgcctccacacccccatgtactacTTGCTCAGTCAACTCTCCCTCATGGACATCTTGTACATTTCTACCATTGTGCCAAAAATGCTGGTTGACCAGATCTTGGGCCAGAGGGCCATATCCTTTGCAGGATGCACTGCCCAGCACTTCCTTTACCTGACATTGGCAGGGGCTGAGTTTTTTCTCCTAGGACTCATGTCTTATGACCGCTATGTAGCCATCTGCAACCCTTTGCGCTATCCTGTCCTCATGAGCCGAAAGGTCTGCATGTTAATTGTACTGGCAGCCTGGCTGGGAGGGTCCATAGATGGCTTCCTGCTTACCCCAGTCACCATGCAGTTCCCATTCTGTGCCTCTCGAGAAATCAACCACTTCTTCTGTGAGGTCCCTGCCCTTCTGAAGCTCTCCTGTACTGACACGTCAACTTACGAGACAGCCATGTATGTCTGCTGCATCATGATGCTCCTCATCCCTTTCTCCGTCATCTCAGCCTCTTATACAAGGATTCTCATCACTGTTTATAGAATGAGTGAAGCAGAGGGGAGACGAAAGGCAGTGGCCACTTGCTCCTCACACATGGTGGTTGTCAGCCTTTTCTATGGGGCTGCCATGTACACCTATGTGCTGCCTCACTCTTACCATACCCCTGACAAGGACAAGGCTGTGTCTGCCTTCTACACTATCCTCACTCCCTTGCTCAACCCACTCATCTATAGCCTCAGAAACAAGGACGTTACAGGGGCTCTACAGAAAGCTCTGGGCAAGTGTTTGTCCTCAGGAAGTGTATCCACGTTCTAA
- the LOC106975027 gene encoding olfactory receptor 2T1 translates to MGSMEVYNTSSTDFTLMGLFNKKDISGLLFAIVSIIFFTALMANGIMIFLIHTDSRLHTPMYFLLSHLSFIDMMYISTIVPKMLVDYLLGQRTISFMGCTAQHFLYLTLVGAEFFLLGLMAYDRYVAICNPLRYPVLMSHQVCWMIIAGSWFGGFLDGFLLTPITMTFPFCNSREINHFFCEAPAVLSLACADTALYETVMYVCCVLMLLIPFSVVIASYAQILTTVHHMSSVEGRKKAFATCSSHMTVVTLFYGAAMYTYMLPHSYHNPAQDTVFSVFYTILTPMLNPLIYSLRNKDVTGALKRAMGRFKCTQKVSGDVF, encoded by the coding sequence ATGGGATCCATGGAAGTGTACAACACATCCTCTACAGACTTCACCTTGATGGGACTGTTCAACAAGAAGGACATCTCAGGCCTTCTCTTTGCCATTGTCTCTATCATCTTTTTCACTGCATTGATGGCCAATGGGATTATGATCTTCCTGATCCACACTGATTCACGACTGCACACTCCTATGTACTTCCTTCTCAGCCATCTCTCCTTCATTGACATGATGTACATCTCCACCATCGTGCCCAAGATGCTGGTTGATTATCTGCTGGGTCAAAGAACCATATCCTTTATGGGGTGCACAGCTCAGCACTTCCTCTACCTCACCCTTGTGGGAGCTGAGTTCTTCCTACTGGGCctcatggcctatgaccgctatgtggccatctgtaaCCCCCTTCGCTACCCTGTCCTTATGAGTCACCAGGTCTGTTGGATGATCATAGCAGGTTCCTGGTTTGGAGGCTTTTTGGATGGCTTCCTTCTAACTCCCATAACCATGACCTTTCCTTTCTGCAACTCCCGGGAAATTAACCATTTCTTTTGTGAGGCACCTGCAGTCTTGAGTTTGGCATGTGCAGACACAGCCCTCTATGAAACAGTAATGTATGTGTGCTGTGTCCTGATGTTGCTGATTCCTTTCTCTGTGGTGATTGCTTCTTATGCCCAAATCCTGACCACAGTCCACCACATGAGTTCAgttgagggaagaaagaaggcattTGCCACCTGTTCATCTCACATGACAGTAGTGACCTTGTTCTATGGGGCTGCCATGTACACCTACATGTTGCCACACTCTTACCATAACCCAGCCCAGGATACAGTCTTCTCTGTGTTCTACACAATCCTTACACCAATGCTGAATCCACTCATCTACAGTCTGAGGAACAAGGATGTGACTGGAGCTCTGAAGAGGGCAATGGGCAGGTTCAAATGTACACAAAAAGTGTCAGGAGATGTGTTTTGA